The Desulfobaculum xiamenense DNA window TCGCGGGTCATGGCGTTGGGGTACGGGTCCTTCTCGAAGGGAAGCACCTCGACCATGCGGCCGTTCTTCGCCTTGGCGCGAAACAGGCCCCACCAGCACATGTTGAGGGTCTCACGCTCCGCCTCGGCGGCGTAGGCCTCGGTCAGAAGCGACGGCCCGATCAGCGCGGCCGCGCCCATCGCTGCGGTGGCACCGAGGAACTGACGCCTCGTCAGTCCGTCGCCACTGCGGTTTGCATACTCGGACATTGCATTCTCCTTTGTAGGGTGCGTTGTCGATGAAGTGCGGAGCACACCGCTCCGCACGCCTAATCGATGTTGGCCCGGTCCGCTTCGAGCACGTGCAGCGTCATTGCCGCCAGCGCGGCATAGAAGCCGTGCCTGTCGCGTTCGGCGCACAGCGCAGCAAAGCGGGGAAACCAGTTCAGGAGATGGCGCTCCAGCAATTCGCGTCGGCACAGGGCCGCGTCGTCACCGGGGTGCTCGATGAGCCACGCCATGAATTCCAGCATCACCGCGACATGGTCGGCAGGCTCGTGGGCGGCGTAGCGCGCATCCAGCCCGAAACGCCGCAGAAGTGCCCGGAAATCCGCCTCGGCCTGCTGGCCGGTATGGGGCTTCTCGCCCGCGTACACGGACGCGAACGGCGGCACGGACTGCGGTCCGCCAACGCCATGGAACAGCCATGCGTATGCGCTGGCGAGATCCAGCGCGGCATCATCCGGGCTATCCGCCGTGTCCAGATGCCGCAGGAGCGCCGCAGCGTCCTCCTCCACCGGTCCGGATGCCACCAGTGCATCCAGAAATGCCCGCCCCTGCGCACCGCGATAGCTCGCGACGGCGGCAGGCGTCAGTTCCGACGCGAAAAGCGTGGACAGCCAGCGGTACACGAACGCATCGGGATGCATGCCCACGGTCCGGGCTACCTCGTCACGACCTTGAATCCGTTCCATGTCGTTTTCCTCCGGTTCAGTGAACGGCCCCGGTATCCGAGGCGTTCAGCTGCAAGTACTTGAGCAGGAAGCGGTATTCCTCCTTGTTCAGCAGGATGTTACGCTTCATGGACTTGAGACTTCCGATCCACTGGTTGGCCTTGAAATGGTCAGGCGGCGTCGCAGAATGGCAGGTGCCACAGGCCGCGCCGTGCAGTTCCGCGCCGTAGTCGAGCAGAGACGCGGACTCGGCCAGAAGAGTGCCTGCCTTGACCCAGCAGGTCAGCCCCACCTTGTGCCACGTCAATTCGGTATCCGGATCAACCATCGTGCTCTCGACCTCAATGGCC harbors:
- the torD gene encoding molecular chaperone TorD, which translates into the protein MERIQGRDEVARTVGMHPDAFVYRWLSTLFASELTPAAVASYRGAQGRAFLDALVASGPVEEDAAALLRHLDTADSPDDAALDLASAYAWLFHGVGGPQSVPPFASVYAGEKPHTGQQAEADFRALLRRFGLDARYAAHEPADHVAVMLEFMAWLIEHPGDDAALCRRELLERHLLNWFPRFAALCAERDRHGFYAALAAMTLHVLEADRANID